In the genome of Zygosaccharomyces rouxii strain CBS732 chromosome G complete sequence, the window TAAATTTAGGATCTGACGGTACAGGCCGCATGTAATGTGATGCATTGTGTAATGATGAATAGTACTTCTCGAGAGTCACACCATGCCTGTCATCACCGTCAACTAGTGAGCACAACTGGTTTATATAATCCAAACTTTTCACAAATGTGGATTCATTTGCAACATCTAGTAACTGTTCATGGATACAATGAGACCAAGATCCAAAAGCTGGTTCATAATCACATAATTTGTTATAGAAACCAGGTtcactttcaaaattccaCGGTATCTGGGTAAGATTGATGGCACACGATAATACCGATACTCTTTCCCACGCACTGTGCTGCAGCGAAAGAGCTGCGCTTATCGACCACATAAACACCATAGCGCTTAACAACACCATCATTACTTTTCTTGTAATAATTACTACAGTTTTACTAGTTAAGAAgttaataataatgataactACAACGATGATCCattaaaattcttgaatgtCCTCGATTCAAGTCATCACCACAAGAACCAGGTGCACTTCTTAACTCCAAGACCTCCAGTCATACATGTTATAAGTGATTTACAGCACTGCAAATCCAATTCTGTGTTTCCAAAACTGAAAAACACAGTTCAATATCTATCTATATTTAAAAACGAACAAAAAGATTATTAACTAAGGGAAGAATTGCATTAAACCAAAccaaatcaaatcaaatcaaatattttgttcGTGGGAGCTAACTCTTCTCGAGTGGAATTCCCCTTGAAGCTTCTTGAAATTAGACTCACCGCTTTCCATTACGACATCACTTGAATCATCGGGGACTTGTCCCTCTTCAATAGAGCGTGTTTCTTCCTGAGCTTCCTGACTAGCAAATGAAGGATGACGACCTTTAGGATGGAGTCCTGGAACGAATTTTCTACACTTGTCTTCAATCCAGTCAAAGATATAATCTTTGTCACGAGCAATGtattcaccttcacctaAATCGTTGTGAGCTATTTCATCTGTCAATTCTGGATCCCTCAAGCATAAGGAAAAGAGCAACAATGGTGCACAGAACACTAAACCGACTAAGGtttccaatttttgcaCATGCATATAGGCTTCTACAACCTGTTGCCTTATTGGAGTACCCCATGTATATTCAGCGATAAAATTATATGGTTGCTCATATGCATATGAAGCAATCTTAGCATCCTTAACCCtcttgaagatttcatGATATAAATTTTGGGTCCAAATACAACCGGAGACAGCAATTCCAACGGCAGATCCAATGCGGTATAATGTATAATTAAGAGAAGTAACCGTAGCCATATTTTCATGAGAAGTAGCAGATTGAACAGAAACGTTAACTGGGTAGGTGAACATTGTAGTACCCACACCCCAAACGCATAGACCACCAATAATACCACTATGAGAACTTTTACCACCTCTGAAATGGTACAATAGACCCATTGCTACCATCCAAAGACCACATCCAGCAATTATGTAGGGTTTAAGCCTTGTAACTCTAGTGATATAAAGTGCGAAAAATGGAGAAAATACTGTTGAAACGAAAGCActcaatgaagaaattctgGTGGCTGATTTAACTGACTCGTCAACAGCAACAATCATAACGGTATACAAGTAATCGTAGGCCATGtaaaagatgaaatcaTACAAAAATGAAATACTCATCGATGCCCAAACAGCTCTGTCTTTAATCAACTTCCAGGGTAAGATTGGTTCCCTCGCCCATTTTAATTCATAAACTATTAACATTGGCAATAGAACAACACCAAGAACTAGAGGACCAATGATTTGAGAATCATCCCATTTTGAACTGGTACCACCAGCCAGTGTTAATGGAACTAATATACAACCCAATGATACTGTCATAATAAAGGTACCAATAGTGTccaatttccaaaataaTTCCTTAATGAAGCTAACCAAACCATGAGTCTTGAAATAAGTTTTCTCCTCATTAAGAATCTTCCATTCTTCTGTTCTTCTGGCTTTCCACCACATGTGAAGCATACAACAGATTAATGGAACACATGATAATGGGAAGATAAAGGCCCACATTCCAATATCCCAAGACCAATTCTCTTGAGGGTTAGCCCTCGAAGTAATGTTACCAGAAATCCAAGTATTAATGATAAATGGCCAAGTTGGAGCAAATTGGTAGAACAATCTCCATTTCAATGAGGAAAAATCCGATAAAATCAGTAATAACACCAGAACAACACCAACATAACCTAGATTGTAGAAAATGCTACCAGCAGCATACGTTTCAATGTTATAGGATTGAGACTGGATCACGGTACCCATGGAGTAAAAAACAACTGCGGTGATGAACAAAGTCAATCTACCAAACACATCTGCCAATCTTGCATACACGATCTGAGAAGCCGCCGAAATAACAGCATTGATAACATTGACCGTAGAGAGTAAAGAGTGTTCGCTGAAAGAATTCGTCACATATGAAGTGTAGATAAATCTAATGTTACTGTCTAATCCGTAACCATAACCGCAAATAAACGCACAGAATAATAGTAGAATTCTAAAAGGCCACCAATCGTATTCAGCTGCCAAAAGTTCGGATTGACGAATGACAAGCCATTTAGAAACATGTAACTTGTCAGGCAAACCGTGCATGTTCAAAGAAGGACGAAGCTTCTGTTTCTCGCCATCAGAGTCAACAGGCATAACTTCCTGGTGCGCATTCTGGCCATATTtcacattttcaaattctggCGGCACATCATTGTATTCCTTATCAGTTACATGCACCTCCTGGCGTTCGAACCGGGGTTCGGAAATCTTACTATTGCTACGATTTTCCATCTTCCACGAACTAACGAATTCTTGGATATTTGATCCACaggtttcaaattcttgttcctcAATATCGTTTCAAACTAGCCAGTAGCTACCCGTCTCAATCCATTCCCTTTATAACTTTGTATTTCCGTACACTTCACAGGGCAATCACGACGAATAACTGAGACCCATTACATTCTTAGGTGCAGATTTCATTATTAGTGGCCgtagcagtagtagtagcagtagtagtagtgcCTGTCGCAGTACTACTGCTGTACGTTTTCAAAGGGTTTGCATCTGGGGTGTATAAAAGGAACGGCTCAACTATCAAATAGCACCCATCTTCTCATAGTAACAATGCCGATCTTAATTAAAGAAGTACCCTGAAGATTTACCTTGTGGGTTTGGAAGGTACGGTCGTACAACAGATTCTAAGCGTCATCTCATCCTATACGACCCCCTCACTTGTGAAAGTTCCtcgaaaaagaaaaacgtAACACGGACttcgattttttttccggTGTCCGATTTATTCGAAGGGACCGGGGTGTCAGGATGTATAAGAATCACACATGATACACAGATGACTTATGTATTCAGTATGACGATATCTTCAATTACTGGAAACAGACAGACACAGACACGGACACACACCACATGTGCGCACATACGGGTGTAGAGTTGACGAAATTGGCATTGGCACTAGCATTGGGTGGTGGGTTGGTATTAGTGTTGAGGTGTAAGTAGGCCGTCGCTTGTAACCGTCTTCACAGAGCAGTGCAAATTTCCTCCCCAACCACAACGTGCGTAGCAGGCCAATACGAGTAGTGCGTCCTCAGTGGATGTATGTATAAATTTATGTTTGTATGAGTGTGTGTTCTGGTTTAGTCATCATATCATGTGTATTGCTCGAGTAAGAAAAACCTTTCTTGGCGTGGCGCTAGCATATGCAGAGAAAACGCCTCGAAGACTACGTAGTGTTTAAATCGAAACTTGCCGTATGGGAGATTCCGGCTAGACTATTTATAACGTAATCATTATCTTCGAGAGTCAGACATCGTGGATCAAGTCTTTCCTCATACGGAAGTTTATGGGAACATTCGCTTGAACAAACAGCGCTGTGCTAGTTATCAGGTCGATAGAAATTACTCATTATTCCTGTTTAAGTATCGAGTCCAGGTCAAATCGAATGTTCTTAGCGTGACATCTTCATTCGGTATTAATAGTTGCCTTGTGATTTGTCTCACAATGCCGTAACGTCAGTTTCAGACCGAATCAAATACGTAGATCGAAGCTATCTGCTCGACGGAGATCGAAGCCGAGGTTTTTCCATCAATTTTCCCGATTGTTAAAAATTGCATATAAATATGTGCGTCTCAAGTTTTTATCTTGGCAGTCTCGAGGTTGTgggtgaagaagattctaTCTACCAGATCAACAAGCCAAATGATTCTTTCTCGCGTAATTACGCTCGGGGCTATTGCCGCGACTGGTGCAGCGTTTAGTCAAGATTATAAGGCAGATGCTAACGAGGCTTTTAATGAATTGGTACCAAGTAATAATCAAACTGctattgatcaattgattcatGAATTACGTGAAGTTTCTATTAACGATAGTAGGTGTCAAGCATGCTTGAATCGTTTAGAAGTTGGTAAAAAATGGGCACAGGAAAACCCGGGCGTCATTCCAGTCGCATGGCCACAATGGTGTGTTAGATACAAGGCAGGATCACCAGATTCTTGTACCAGAAATTTTGCAAGAACTACTGTGGAAAGAAATGCTGAAGGTTCAAATTTCGTCGATATGTTGACACTGATTGATCCACACGGTTATGATGGTCAACTGTACTGtcaatatttggaagaagacTCTTGTCCTAAACCACCAACACCAAACAGTTCGTTATCTCACCTGTGGCCACCAAAGCAACCAAAGCATCACGTTGCACCTGAACCTGGTAACGAAACTTTTAACGTTTTGCATATTTCTGATTTCCATGTGGAATTGGATTATACAGTTGGTGCAGAATCTAATTGTAGTGCTACCATGTGCTGTACACCACATAGTCAAGGTAAAGGTGGTGGCGGTTACTTGTACAAGGGCCATTGGAATTCGTTCTATAAGGATGCTCACTATGAGAACGAATTTACCTATGTCAAGGGTGCTTACTACAACGTTTTCCAGAATTCGTCCATCTCAGCGCCAGCTCCCACTTTTGGTCACTACCACTGCGATGCACCAGAAATTTTAGTCAATTCCTCTATCAATTCAGTGGTTGACTATGGTAAGAAGCACAATTTAAGTTTTGAATTTGCTATGTTCACAGGTGATTTAATTGACCACGATGAACAAGCATGGATGAATTTCGATAAATCATTAGCGTCTGAAGAAGCAGGATTCAGAGATTTGAAGAGTCGTCTAGGTGACATGCCCGTTTATTCGACACTAGGTAACCATGACTCCTACCCTTACGGTGAAATTGCTCAAGAAGGTCATGGATTTAGTAACAAGTACACCTGGAATAATGATCTCATGGCTGAAATGTGGAAGGACTACGGTTGGATAAACGAAACTACTTCGCAATTCGTAAGGACTCATTACACTGGATTTGCTGTTGATACTAAGGTAGGTCTAAGGATTGTTTCATTGAATTCAAACTGTTATTACCGTAAGAACCACTACGCATTTTGGAACGCAACTGATCCAGATGGATTTGGTATGTGGTCATTTTTGATTAGCGAGTTGGTTGACGCAGAGTCTAAGGGTCAAAGAGTTTGGATCATGACTCACATTCCTCCAATTGTTGATGGATTACCACTCCCATCCAAGATCTTTTACgaaattattgaaagattctCACCTTACACCATTGCAGGTGTCTTTTTTGGTCATACCCACTTGGACCAATTCAACATTTTATATGCCGGTAACAATACAAAGACCATCGAAAACGTCATCAACCATGCATGGATTTCTCAAGCGGTGACACCTTGGTTTAACAACAATCCTTCTTGGAGATGGTATGAAATTGACAAGGAAACTTTCTCTGTCATGAATGCTTACAACTACTACGCtaaattgaatgaaacATTTGACAATGAAGGTAAAGAACCAGAATGGTTGTTCGAATACTCTTGTAGAGACGGTTACGGAATCGATTGGCCCAAGACTTCGCCATTAAATGGTACTTACTGGCATTTAGTCTCTGAGAAGATTAGAGATTCAGTGGAATACAGACAGATATATGAGAACTATGCAACAAGATTCTCACCATACGTTCCTGATTGCTCTCAAAATGGTAAGTGTCTAAGTGATTACTGTACATTGAGCAGTTTCCAGGTGGATGATTACGATAATTGCGTTTCTCAACTTCACACTTGAATGGTGTtataaaaattattatattGTTATAATCAAAAGTTTCCGATGATACCCCTATGAGCGTTTATAGCTCAAAGTTAGATGGATGTATATTAGATTAATTGTTAAagttttgttttgttttcGTTAATTATCATTAAAAGTATTAATTATCAttaaaagtaaaaaagCTGAACTAATTAAAAGTGTAAGGAGAACTACATAATGACTTTCGCCATTTGTTACAATTTATCCTGCCAGTATTGACACTGGGAGTACCAGTTTTGGGGATAATGATTCCAACTGGCATACTCTTCTTGCAGTGCATTGATTTGAAGCAAAAGACCAGCTTCCATATGCCAACCGATATGACAATGGAAGGGCCAAACACCAGGATTATCTACAACAAACCTAATTACCGCCCAACCAAATCCTGGAATGTTAACGGTATCTCTAAATATAGGGTTGTCAAAATTCATAGCTTGTTCGTCATCATTGGTATCGTAATATTCATCTTGAAAATACCCGCTGTCACCGATGGCCAGCACCCAAAATTTGTGACCGTGCAGGTGGAACGGATGAGCTCCGTCGTCATAATTGTTGATTACCAAATCTACCACTTGACCTCTTTGGTTTAAATTAATCATATACTGATTATCAGAAAATGTTAGCAATTGATTATCATTCCAATCCTTAACAGTATTAGCACCCGGTGCGAACCCTAATTGGTACATAGTAGATCCGTTTTGCAACGGCAGGTAAGTTTTATCGTTTAGGTATCCACGAGCCATTTGGTATGCACCAATCATCCATAGAATATCGATATCCACACGTACATCCGGTAAATTGGAATCGCTATGCGCAGACGGTACTTTTTTGTTAAGAGTCTTCAATTTtgattgatcaaaatctCTGCAGAGTACATCACCGCCATTGTACGTCCATGAAGTTTTTTCCACAGAGTTCGAATTATCGTTATAATTAACGATGGCCTTGACGTccatattgaaatttggattttcctcctttgtacaaaattgattgaaatGTGCATGCATccaataattctttttgTTAAAATCGGGATCTTGGGGAAGTAGAACAAACGAATAACGTTGAGCCACTGACAAAGTTAACGATTCCACTTGAATTGGTTCCACTAAAGTACCATCCGCTTCTATCACTTTTAACATATGCCCCTCCAATCCGAATTCAAATGGTAAGAAAAAACCTGCATTAATTACACGAACTCGATAAATGGAATTGGGATCCAGATCTAAGACTGTATGTGGAACCTCATGAGCAaaccttttcttttcgGCACCGTGAGGTACTAAATATTGTGAATCGACGTATTCAAAATGATTTTGACCTTGAATCAATCCATTATCAGGGACTGGTTCAGTATTTTCATTACCAGACCCCATATAAGTTGACATGTAGCTATAGGAAGTGTCGTGGTAGTAATCATTTACCATGACAACTAACTCTTTATCGTATGAAAAATCAAGATCCTCATACTCCTTCTTAGAATGGATCACCAAAGGTCCAAATACACCGTCCGCATATTGAGTAGAGTAATGAGAATGGTACCAATAAGTACCATACTGATCATCATCGAGTTTAATCCTGTATTCATACGAGCCAGCAGCAGGAATCGGACATTGGTTAATCCATGACGAACCATCGTTGAAAGCTTGATCCTTCATCAGCAGCCCATGACAATGGATAGTCAGAGGATCGCCATCCATGTGATTTTCCACATGAATAACAACAGTATCACCAGAAGAGGCTTCCACCAATGGACCTGGGTACTGGCCATTTATTACAGTTAATGTCCTTGAGACACCATCAGGATGGACTTCTTGTACAGTAGAGACGTTAAAATAGTAGTGCCTCTCCATTGGCTCTTCCTGCTTCAACCAGTAATCCAGATCTATACTATAATTACTAGCTGTATCCAGTCTCCATGCGTTACCGGTATCAatctcatcaccatcatgTTTTTGAGCAGACTTATCGCTGAAGGACATCCTTATCGAAGACATATAATCATCACATTGAATACTAAAGAATTTGTACAGGATCAGGGTGCTACACACCATCATAAGCGCAATAACCAATGACCATGCCTTGGCATGACGTTTATTGTCCCTGCGATACTCTAGAGTACCACCCATGCTCTCGTCCATGATCTATAAGCTCTTAGTCTTAGTGAAATGCAAACTAATCCACATCATGCAAACAAACGCATCTTATCCCTTATGACTCTCGAGTGCCTTTTTATGCCCTTTAAATATCAAATCCATAACAACCTCTTTAAGGTCCTCAAGGTCTTCATTACACGTGGGGTCAAATATGAGTCAAGGAACGTGGGGATCACAAGTTGCAGAAGTTGCAGAGGTTGCATAGGTTGCATAAACTGCAATTATTGCTGAACACGTTTACCTGCACGTTCCGATGATTATAATTTGAATAGTTATCTTACCTTCCGGTCCTGCAAAGGTATATAAGGTGCTGGTAAATCAACACATGCAGACGAGAAAAGTAGCACCAGAAATCTAATAAGGTGCAACAGTGTCCGTCCGATCGAGGTGATCCTCAATATGCAATTTCAATTTAGTGCACTCGCTTTTGTAgctctttttttattcCCTTTAGGCCATTGCGCTACCAGAAGCTTTAGTTCCTACAATCCTGATCCAACTGATGTGGCTAAGAACGCTGCTACCGCAAATACTACTCAGCTCACTTGGAATGTCCGGGGAAGAGCTATTGATAGATTTGTAGTCATATGGTTGGAAAATACTGACTACAACAAGGCAGCAGGTCATCCCGACATGAAATGGTTGGCAAAACGTGGTATTACGTTAGACAATTATTGGGCTCTAACGCATCCATCACAACCCAATTATGTGGCTTCAGTAGGTGGTGACTACTTTGCACTAGACCATGATGAATATGTCACTGTACCCAAAAATGTCTCCACTATAGCTGATTTATTAGATTCAAAGGGAATATCTTGGGGAGAATATTTGGAGGACATGCCCTATTCTGGCTATCAAGGctttgaatatttgaatcaaaagaCACAAGCTAATGATTATGTGAGGAAGCATAACCCATTGATATCATATGAGTCTGTGTTCTTGAATGAAACCAGATTATCATTGATTAAAAACTTCTCACAGTTCGAACGGGATCTTAAGGATCATAAACTTCCACAGTACTTCCACATTACGCCTAATATGACCAACGATGGTCATGATTCCAGTATTAAGACTGCTGCGCATTGGGCACGTTCCTGGCTAACACCActattgaagaacaagcaCTTCATGAAGAATACTCTGGTCTTGTTGACatttgatgagaatgaaaTTTATTCCACTCAAAACCAAGTGTTTACAATTTTACTTGGTGGTGCAGTCCCTGATCATCTCAAAGGTACCAAAGATCACACCTTCTATGATCACTATTCATTATTATCGTCGGTAGAAGCCAATTGGGATCTTGACAACTTAGGACGTAACGATGTGAATGCTAATGTCTTCTCAACGATTGCTAATAAGACAAACATTACCAATCGATTCGTGAACACCACTTATATGGTTAACAATCACACCTATAATGGTTACTTTTTGAATAGCTCGATTTCACTACCAGCACCCAATATCACTGCTATTAACAGGAATGGTAAACCAgttttacaaaagattAAGGACACTTGGAAAGATGTATACTCATCACAACTGTCTCACAGTTATTTTACACCAACTACAACCACGGTAAGTGCTAGGTTGACTAACCTTGCCACTGTATCTGCCAGTGTATCTTCGTAGTTTCGATCGATATTTAAGTATTTATTTTAAGTGAAAAATGTTCAACTTgattcatctcatctcatctcatcgcatagAAAAGCAGACAATAAAGACAAGATGGGAAAGTTAGAAGACTGTATCCAATGGGCCGTTAAGAATGGTTCTATTGTTGATGAGCGCATTCACTTTAAACAAAGCTCAATTTCCGGTATATCGGCTGTAGTAGAAGGCATATTGGCCACGGAAGAACCGTTAATCCAAATTCCTTCAAAACTGCTTATAACTAATGAAAAGGCCCAGGAATCATTTCAAGTAGATAGTGATGttattgataaaaatgcTCCTAATGCTCTAGTTCAACTCTACGTCGCTAAATTAAAATTTGCCAAAGGTATGCCCTCCATTTACCAACCATATATTGATTTATTACCTCTAAAGCTTGAACAGCCATATTTTTGGGATTGGAAAGAGCTACAAGTGATTAAGGGAACTGATCTGTATCTCGTTATGAAGCAAAGGTTACCTAAACTTTTAGAAGAATGGACaactcttttgaagaaactgtCATTAGAACCAAGTGATGACCTTGGGCAATTAGAGACCCCTGGTTTAGACCTCGTTGATTATGTTGCCAGATATCGTGAAACAAATGAACAACTCCCTTGGAACAGCTTTGCTGCATATGTATGGTCAGCCGGGATCTTTGCCTCTAGAGCTTTCCCCAAGATTGCCCTCAATGATCAATGTCTATCAATTAATGAAGCTTTTCTGTATCCGATTGTAGATTTCCTCAACCATAAGAATGATACTAAGGTTAAATGGTGTTTCCAAGACGGTAAGATGTGTTTCGTTAGTAAAGAATCTCTAAAGTCAGGtgaagaattgtttaatAATTATGGTGATAaatctaatgaagaattgcTGTTGAACTATGGATTTGTACAGGATAATAATCAGTACGATGATGCTAGATTAACTTTGAGACTTGATTCACAATTGTTAGATGGCGCTGAACAACTTGGCATCCCGCTATCACAGGAAAGAGTAACTGACAACAGCGTGCAATTtaaattgaacaagaaagagCTTCTACCACATAATTTAGTCAAGCTATTCGCCCTTGTGCACAAATTAAAATCAGAAGATGGGATtaatttgagaaattcaTTAGAAGGTATTGATTCGTTGCAATCCATTCTAATGCAAAAAGTGGAATTCTTCAGACAAAAGACAAGAATCGATGCTTCTGCTAGTAGAAAGTTACAGATTTTaagaaaatattttgatcaaCAGAGAAGGTTATTCCAGTTAAGCATCGAGAATGGACAAAAACTGCAAAAGGAGCTAATTAAATCTAATTCTGAGTTTTTAATTAGTTTCAAGACCATTTTCAAGAACGATAAGCAATTTGCCAATAGTCTACTGCTTACATTTGGCGTGGctaaatttgaagatttaatCACAAAGGATTGTATGAATCAAATCTTACTATTGTGGATTGTAAGAGTGGCTAATAAGAACGAATATGCAAAGAAATTACCATTTGAGATTCCACAATTTATCTACGATACTTTCCAAGAAGTTTCTTCCACAATCgttattgaaaaggaagatgtATTGCAAATGATGGGATTTTACCAAGCTATGTTCCCAGCAATGTCTGAAAAGATTCCTGAAATCTATGGTCAGGGCAATTGGCGTATTCGTCAATTTATCGTAGCCGACACTGTCATGGATCGCTTAGTATGGACACGTAAATTGACCCAAGAACCTTTCTTCGTTAAGAAGCAAAGAATTGCGTTTTAATGAAAAAGGACGTAAactttaacaatttttatCAAGGATTACATCCTCCCATGTACATACATAATATTAACGATTGGTTGTATATTGTCGATACAATTATTTCAATGAGAACCAGCGCCCTTGCTGACTCTTTCCAAAACAGTTTCGTAGGAGACTTCAGAGAAATCAGTACCTTGGATGTCAGCAGAAACACCAGTCAATGCTCTTCTCAATGCATCCTTAGAAGAAGCGTAAACCATCTTAGATCTAACTGGTGCAGTGTCTGGAGACCAGGTGAAGAAAACGATCTTGGATCTCTTACCTTCGTTGCCACCAATCTCATATTCAAAATCGTAAATGGCATACAAACAATCGTTTTCTGACAACTTAcctaaaaattcatcgtaGGATTGACTTGTAGAAGTTTCTTTAACCACAATGGTGGTCTTGTCTTCACTGATTCCGTAAAGGACAAACTTGTACTTCTTACCTAATTTCAAGTCGTTAAATGCTTGCAGAGATTCGTCGGCAACGGAAACACTGTTTTAATATTAAAATTCGTTAGTATTCGTTCGTCACCTCAATGCATCTTCTCGAAGACAGTGTCTTCAGTCAATTACATACCCAGATCTCGACATTGTTTAATTAGATGGAACTGATAAGTGGTTAAAGCTTAAGGTATCGATGAGAGATTTCTACTAACTCCAAGAACCTATGAGAATAAATCTTTTATAAATAATTCGTGTATTTAACAGTGGTTCGTGCCAAACTGGAAAGGGGGTTGAACTTCCATCCACTATAAAAAAAACAGATATGTGGACAACGTATCGTTACCCGACAATCAGCTGACAAGTTTTCAGTAAGAATAAAGAGCGATGAGCTCAGTTCAAGATACCATTGAGTCGTTTGAGAGTCGGTTACAACGTCTTGAAGATGCTCTAGGTGATGCTGGCGGTGTCGATTTGTATGGGTTAGTTTCATTGCTGTCTTTTGAGGTGCGTAGCATGTTCTATCAAGGTCAGGATTATAGCGAGCAACTGATGGGATTACTAGATGGATTTAGTGGGAATGAGACTGTAGATGagtttgaaaagaaatcgaGGGTTCTCATGAGCTGCTATGATGGGCTAACGAAATCTTTGAGATGgttggatcaattggagTCATTTATGAGTAAATTGGGAACCAAGATGGAGACGGGATCAGGAGCACCTGTGGAATTGAATGCCGTGATGGAACTACCAGCTTTGATGAACAAATGTCATGTCTTATTGGTACGTTCGATTTTAGTAGCTAAAAGGTTTATGGAAATGAATCTTAGATTTAACGAATTTTGGCTTAAAATTGACCAAAAGTTGGGTGGTCCATCCTAGTTCTTATCCGCTTGTTGGTCAAATCTATCGATGATGTCATCTATTAGATCCTTATTAGATTCCA includes:
- a CDS encoding uncharacterized protein (conserved hypothetical protein); the protein is MDESMGGTLEYRRDNKRHAKAWSLVIALMMVCSTLILYKFFSIQCDDYMSSIRMSFSDKSAQKHDGDEIDTGNAWRLDTASNYSIDLDYWLKQEEPMERHYYFNVSTVQEVHPDGVSRTLTVINGQYPGPLVEASSGDTVVIHVENHMDGDPLTIHCHGLLMKDQAFNDGSSWINQCPIPAAGSYEYRIKLDDDQYGTYWYHSHYSTQYADGVFGPLVIHSKKEYEDLDFSYDKELVVMVNDYYHDTSYSYMSTYMGSGNENTEPVPDNGLIQGQNHFEYVDSQYLVPHGAEKKRFAHEVPHTVLDLDPNSIYRVRVINAGFFLPFEFGLEGHMLKVIEADGTLVEPIQVESLTLSVAQRYSFVLLPQDPDFNKKNYWMHAHFNQFCTKEENPNFNMDVKAIVNYNDNSNSVEKTSWTYNGGDVLCRDFDQSKLKTLNKKVPSAHSDSNLPDVRVDIDILWMIGAYQMARGYLNDKTYLPLQNGSTMYQLGFAPGANTVKDWNDNQLLTFSDNQYMINLNQRGQVVDLVINNYDDGAHPFHLHGHKFWVLAIGDSGYFQDEYYDTNDDEQAMNFDNPIFRDTVNIPGFGWAVIRFVVDNPGVWPFHCHIGWHMEAGLLLQINALQEEYASWNHYPQNWYSQCQYWQDKL
- the ARN1 gene encoding siderophore transporter (similar to uniprot|P38731 Saccharomyces cerevisiae YHL040C ARN1 Transporter member of the ARN family of transporters that specifically recognize siderophore-iron chelates responsible for uptake of iron bound to ferrirubin ferrirhodin and related siderophores), with the translated sequence MENRSNSKISEPRFERQEVHVTDKEYNDVPPEFENVKYGQNAHQEVMPVDSDGEKQKLRPSLNMHGLPDKLHVSKWLVIRQSELLAAEYDWWPFRILLLFCAFICGYGYGLDSNIRFIYTSYVTNSFSEHSLLSTVNVINAVISAASQIVYARLADVFGRLTLFITAVVFYSMGTVIQSQSYNIETYAAGSIFYNLGYVGVVLVLLLILSDFSSLKWRLFYQFAPTWPFIINTWISGNITSRANPQENWSWDIGMWAFIFPLSCVPLICCMLHMWWKARRTEEWKILNEEKTYFKTHGLVSFIKELFWKLDTIGTFIMTVSLGCILVPLTLAGGTSSKWDDSQIIGPLVLGVVLLPMLIVYELKWAREPILPWKLIKDRAVWASMSISFLYDFIFYMAYDYLYTVMIVAVDESVKSATRISSLSAFVSTVFSPFFALYITRVTRLKPYIIAGCGLWMVAMGLLYHFRGGKSSHSGIIGGLCVWGVGTTMFTYPVNVSVQSATSHENMATVTSLNYTLYRIGSAVGIAVSGCIWTQNLYHEIFKRVKDAKIASYAYEQPYNFIAEYTWGTPIRQQVVEAYMHVQKLETLVGLVFCAPLLLFSLCLRDPELTDEIAHNDLGEGEYIARDKDYIFDWIEDKCRKFVPGLHPKGRHPSFASQEAQEETRSIEEGQVPDDSSDVVMESGESNFKKLQGEFHSRRVSSHEQNI
- a CDS encoding uncharacterized protein (conserved hypothetical protein) encodes the protein MILSRVITLGAIAATGAAFSQDYKADANEAFNELVPSNNQTAIDQLIHELREVSINDSRCQACLNRLEVGKKWAQENPGVIPVAWPQWCVRYKAGSPDSCTRNFARTTVERNAEGSNFVDMLTLIDPHGYDGQLYCQYLEEDSCPKPPTPNSSLSHLWPPKQPKHHVAPEPGNETFNVLHISDFHVELDYTVGAESNCSATMCCTPHSQGKGGGGYLYKGHWNSFYKDAHYENEFTYVKGAYYNVFQNSSISAPAPTFGHYHCDAPEILVNSSINSVVDYGKKHNLSFEFAMFTGDLIDHDEQAWMNFDKSLASEEAGFRDLKSRLGDMPVYSTLGNHDSYPYGEIAQEGHGFSNKYTWNNDLMAEMWKDYGWINETTSQFVRTHYTGFAVDTKVGLRIVSLNSNCYYRKNHYAFWNATDPDGFGMWSFLISELVDAESKGQRVWIMTHIPPIVDGLPLPSKIFYEIIERFSPYTIAGVFFGHTHLDQFNILYAGNNTKTIENVINHAWISQAVTPWFNNNPSWRWYEIDKETFSVMNAYNYYAKLNETFDNEGKEPEWLFEYSCRDGYGIDWPKTSPLNGTYWHLVSEKIRDSVEYRQIYENYATRFSPYVPDCSQNGKCLSDYCTLSSFQVDDYDNCVSQLHT